ACTGTAACTCGCCGCCGTTTCTTTGAATACAAGAACACATCGGATCTCCACATGACTGACCACCTTTACAAGTGTTGTTGCATCCAGTAGATTGATGGTTTGGAACGATCATCATACTTAAATTTTTGGAAGAGACTCTGTAGTTGAAGTCTAGAGGCCACTCCTTGTCGTTCTCATCGACCTCGTTCACGATCGGAACTGGTAACGCCTCCAATCCAAGAGAAATATCTCCAAACACAAAACCCTTCCTCAACTGATTACTCGAACCACACTTCATCAATTCTTCAGCTAACTTCCACGTAGCGAAACCAGGAGGCTGGTCTTGTTGTCTCACAAGATTAAACTTGAATTCATTAAAGCCGGTGGTCCCTTTCTCTATCCAATAATGGGTTACCACATAGAGACCATCGTAGATATATACTTTCCCCTTTTTATCGCTCGGATCCTCTACACCTCTAATCACTCTAACTTCATTTCCTTTTTTCTGACTTGCGACCAACGCTAGGTTTCCTCTTGTAAGCTCTTGATCTCTAGGTTTACCATCCTTACACGTTCCTCCTTGCCCGGTGTAAACAggagatccaaccgttgaaatctaaatcccttcggtgaacctctaacccactgact
This sequence is a window from Brassica oleracea var. oleracea cultivar TO1000 unplaced genomic scaffold, BOL UnpScaffold03924, whole genome shotgun sequence. Protein-coding genes within it:
- the LOC106321923 gene encoding histone-lysine N-methyltransferase, H3 lysine-9 specific SUVH7-like, with amino-acid sequence ISTVGSPVYTGQGGTCKDGKPRDQELTRGNLALVASQKKGNEVRVIRGVEDPSDKKGKVYIYDGLYVVTHYWIEKGTTGFNEFKFNLVRQQDQPPGFATWKLAEELMKCGSSNQLRKGFVFGDISLGLEALPVPIVNEVDENDKEWPLDFNYRVSSKNLSMMIVPNHQSTGCNNTCKGGQSCGDPMCSCIQRNGGELQYDNRILLYRRPMIYECSDLCACPADCKNRLTQSGLKLRLEVFKTKSCGWGLRSWEPIRAGTFICELVGTAKGRDEIEEDDEYVFDTSRVYKTFRWNYEPELVGEDCWDQVSEVYKLWSEILVSARAFGNVSRFMNHSCL